The DNA segment AATAAAGGGTTGTTATGTGAAGCTCATATTTCTAGTCATCATGGCTAAGCCACTCCCCAAGTCGTGTTTCTGTCTTTTGTGATCCAAGGATTGGTACCTCTCTAATGGGAGAGCACTATCTTCCAAGAAATTTTCCTCATTGATTCTCCTCATGAACAATACCTCAATCTCATATAGATCTATAGAatcttcttgtttttgtttctatATAATTCATTATGATTGACATAATTCTTTCTTTAACTAATTAATATTTGATACATTTagctcatgcaaaaataaaacaaaaatgtgcAAAATAAATATGGTGAGATTGTGTAAAATTGTAAATCATTAGCATGATTTTTTGGGCCTCTCTTGAGATGGTGTTGGATCATGAATGTGAGCCCAATGAAACCTTGCAAGAATCCAACCTCAGAACTTCCATCTTCACATATATGGGTTGGGCTGTGCCTACAGCTTACCTCATCGCAGAGGATCATGAACCTGTCTAGAGATAAGCACAGcgcaaacgacgtcgttttaatGGTGTACAACTCTCCACGGTCATGCCAACACGTGTATTTCAGCTTAAGTACTTTATGGATGAGTCACCTCTCAAGTTTTCACAACCCTAACACGTTGCAGAACACAGCCACCACATGTCCACCTGTGCATGTTTTCACAACTTTCTCCTTTTCAGACCGCCATGGCTTCTCCTTCTTAAAACCTTGTTCTTGCTTCACTTCGTTTTCATACACAACCCACAACGACCCTTGTCGAAAACAATGGCATCTGAGCAAGAAAGGAGAGACAACACGACTAAGGAGAGGGAGACTCATCTGGAGGTGGAAAGAGTCCCCAAGATGACGAGCCACTTTGAGTCTCTCTCTGAGAGAGTGAAAGGTGGTGATATGGCCAGAAGTGAAAGTACAGTCCCTCCGAGTGAAGAGGGATCTGGGAAAGGAGGAGAAGCACGAGGAGGGGAGTCAAGAGGGCCTCGTGCCATAGGGAAGTTCGAAATGAATGTTGGAGAAGAGAAGGGGTCCAGTAGAGGAGGAAGCGAAGAACGAGAAGTTGATACAGAGAGGAGTAGCAAAGAAGGTGGTCGTGATGAGGAGAAAGAAACCACACCTTCACTAGAAGAGATCTCCAAGTTCAGAGAAAAGGCGCAACAGAATTCGATAGAGGCTATTAGGGCCGCGGAAGAGCGGTACCAGAAGGCCAAGGAGCTGGGTGCGTCGAAGTTGCAGGATGTGAAAGAATCAGTGGCTCCTCGAGTGGAATCTGCAACTACTTATGCCACAGAGAAGGGTGCCCAAGTAAAGGACACAGCCTTAGAGAAGAGTCAACAAGGCTACACCACTGCCAAGGACACCCTTGTAACTGCAGGCAAGACTGCAGCGGATTACACAAAGCAAACAGCTGAGCAAGGGAAGGACTACACCTTGCAAAAGGCCACACAAGCCAAAGATGTGAGCTTGGAGACTAGCAAGGGAGCTGCGGAGTATGCAGGGAAGAAGGCTGCGGAGTTGAAAGACAAGGCATTGGCCACTGGATGGGGTGCGGCTCATTACACTACTGAGAAAGCTGTGGAGGCTACTAAAGCAGCTGCAGGTGCTATTCAGAGTACTGCCGAGTATACGGGTGAGAAGGTGGTAGACTACACTGGCAGGAAAAGGGAGGAGGCTCAGCAAGAGTTGGCAGCCAAGCAATCACCTGAAACCAAGGTATTCTTTACCAATTATCCGTCCAAAGTATGTGTGCTATTCTGCTCTTCTCCTAAAGCAGTAGACATTATATTTGGACTTATTTTTCTACCGTTAGATTCATGAAAATAATGCCCATATACCGTGGTCTCAGTTTATGATATTAACTGTACAGGGAGAGAGTGGAGGCGAGGAAACTAGGTCTGCAATGCCAGATCAAGGAAAGCCAGAAATGTCGCCAAGGGGAACTGAACATAAGAGCATTGAAGGCGTTGGCGGAGTGCTGGAAGCTGTTGGCGAAACTGTGCTTGAAATCGTACAGGCAACTAAAGAGCTTGTTATTGGGAAGGATCAAACTAGAGCAGGAGAGAAGGGTGGACATGGAGGGAGTCCAATGGAAAGCACCAAAGCGGAACTGAGATGAgagaaagggaagaaagatgCGTCACAAATGCGCGGGGAGAGAAGACATATTAGACTAAATGAAGGTTTATGCGATAGATTCTGTTTGTAAATATTGGAACCCCTGAGAATAAAATCTGATTATGTGATACAAGTTCGGAACCATATGCTGCTCTtattgcaatatatatatatatatatatatatataaataccttttttatgtaaccctaattttaacatagtgaaattttttttttctttgttctcgTGAACGTAGACAATTAATCGAATCACGTTAAATCTTCGTGTTCTTTTTTCTCGTTTTTCTATTTCTCGCCATTAATCTTCCACATATTCCAACATatatcaatttcaaattttgaatttatttattcataaaagtATAATGTAattattatgacaaatttttaaaatatttcaaaaaaaataattaaaaatatgtaaattttgtttccaaaaataatGTATGCTCAAAccgaaatttcaaataaataaataaataaaatccaaaatttctGTTTCTTTCTATGGAAATGAAGTACTTGATGCTAATGgtaaaaaatatgagaaaaaaaaaatacaaagtacACTAGAATTTATGTTGTTTGATATAAAACGTACATCTAATGGCCAAGGAAAACTCTTTATGGTTCAAGAAGACAGGCAATTCTAAAGCTTTTCAATCCCAAAATATGcacaaaaaaattatcatcttttaatcaaaatatccttcttattttttctaattatacAAGAAATTAATTGTATAATTATTAAACCTAAAAGAAATACATATTATAGGATATTTTCTTTATGATAATATATAGGAAAGATCTAACTTACAAgaatatatcttaaaatattcttttataataataagaaagttttttttatataaatatatcttaTTAGGAAAATGTAATGACTCACATATTAActcaaaatagaattttagataCTTTCCGATGATCTTCATTTTTGCCCAAATTTCTAGATTCAAACGAACTCAAAAAGTTTTCTATGTTATTTTGTTCTTCACTTTTAAGGAACCTTCAAATTCCATTGTACCAATTAAGCTCATAcaatcttaaatttaaaatataggaATAAATTGGGTAGTCACACCTATTGGACTCTCTAGtacaatgatatttttttattagtatttgtCATGTTAAGTGTGTAAGCAACAAAATTATTAGTCGCATACCCTTGAGGTGGTTCAATTTGCCTCCTCATTTTGTCCTTAATCAAATTGTATTTTTGCTCCAATGACACATTTTCTTTATCATGCGGTTGTTGTATcgtttcctttttttattttattgaaaacttttttctatgattttcaaagttttagGCTCAAACTCCACATTTTCTCtcactagtttttttttttaatcaaaataaattagcaAGAGAACCAAGTCATATTTCTTTAGGAGTCTTATAActcataaaaattaaaggagATTTTCACAAGATAACAAAATGAATTAATTGCTTTAGCCCAAAATTCCTTTGAGAACTTTGGAAAACATCCACCATGTCCTCTCTAGAAAAGtcttattcattcattttttaatacttcTGTTGTGGAATATGCCTACCTATGCAATGTCTCATTATACCTTAATTCTTTCAAGACTTATTGAACTTTTTCCCTTAAAACTCAATGTCATTGTTAGTTCTTGAGTGTTTGATCTGTTTCTTTGCCTACTTCTCAATCATAGCTTTCCATTCCaaaaattatatgtatatatatattatgtgaCATAATTGGAGAAGCACCCCAAAGATATGAATGAATGTAATTCAAAGTACCTTTAATCTTATGAATCGTTGTAGTGAATTTAACCCTGCATTGTAGTAGTTATGTGTTATACaatgttttgttattattattttaattattttaatgtaaaactgtcattaaaataatgatgattaataaaaaatcataaaaaataatttagttcaaagaaaatataagaaccAAATTATTACAACATTTAAAGACAAAAGAGTCTTACCACCAATGATATTTAGGGATAAAATCTcaatattgaatatttttaatgacaaattcatcaaaaaaaagaaaaaaaagaaaaaacacttttagtgATGACATATTGTTGTGAAAACAAAAGTGATGAATTTTTGGTTTATTTGCTAATCAAcaacataaattttatatatttagcaACTTAATGTTTAGTCCTTAAAAGTTTGTGTTACCTTGatgataaaaacaaaagtatTATCAAGAAACATGTATTATTGATGATGATGTTTTCACTATTAgattgtaataaaaaatttctcatcataaaatatatataggaattaaatatttaatcattttggAAACAATATATTTTGTCCCTTATACTAGATTCCTTATGGAAAAATGACTCATCTATCTTGCATGAAGTAGAGTTTCGcacaatttttggaaatttgacatGTTACTCATACTTTATTTTCACTTAATTTGTTTGTGGAATAAACTATTAGGTTTAATCTATGAACTCATATAGTGAAACCAAGTACATTTTTAAATGGAAGCTTTAGGCCGATCTTGAGGCATCTCAATGTGATCTTGCCCTAGCAATGGAGGAGGCCATGGGGTTACAATCCAAGGTGTTGATTGTTGAGAAAGAGCTAACTAACCTTACACCTAAGTACATAGAAGAGGTTGATTGAATCTTTGAGATAACCTATGAAAATTGCATGAAGAAACACAAGATTGAAAACGATTGAGTTACAAGTGAAAAAAGTTACAAAGGTTGTTGAGGATGGCACAACTACTAGTGATAACGCTAAAGGGGTTACCCAACCCTATGTTATGGGCTTTTCTACTTTTTGGATAACTTGAGACTATTTTTTACGTTTTTGACTTTGTTGTTGCTTAGATGatttgttgtttaaattatCTATTCAAATTACCTGTCAAGTATTGTAAGGACATACCTTAGTTGAATGGGCTAAATGACCTTATAGGATGTTACGAGGGTACACCTTGGTTGGATAGGCTAAATAGCTTTGGCCAAGTACAAGAGCACACCTTGGTAGGATGCTACAAGGGCATACCTTGGCTAAATGGATTGAATGACCTTGTTGGGCACTATGGGAGCTTACTTAGCTAAATAAGCTAAATAGCCTAGGTTGAGTACTACAAGAACACACCTTGGCTAAATTGGTTGAATAGCCTTGGCCAAGTGCTACAAGGGCACAACTTGTCTAAATGGGCTAGAGAGCGTTACTTGGTGCTATTAGGGCATAACTTGAATAGGTTGAACCTTGGTTGAATGGATTGAATAGGCTTTGTTGAGTGTAGGGCATAACTTGGCAGAATGGGTTAGATAGCCTTGTTGGGTGCTAAAAAAACACACCTTGGCTGAATGGGTTTACCTTGGTCGAGTGCTACAAGGGCACAACTTGGTTGAATGGGTTGGAGAGCCTTGCTAGGTGCTATGAGGGCACACTTTGGTTGAATGGGCTTTATAGCCTTGATTGAGTGCTATGAGGTTACACCTTGGCTAAATGGGTTGAACCTTGCCAAGTGCTATGAGGGCATGCCTTGGTTGAATGGTTGAATAACCTTGTTGGGTGCTAAAAGGGTACATCTTGGCTGAATTGATTGAATAACCTAGGCTAAATGGGTTGGATAGCCTTATCAAGTGCTACAAAGGCACACCTTCACTAAATAGGCTAAATAGCCTTAGAAGGCACAACATGGTTGAATGTGTTGGCTAACCTTAGTTTTGAATATATTCAAGTTACCATGCAGTTTGGTTGCAAGAGATATATTATAGGTAAAATTTCTTTATGTGAAGTAGTTGAGCAAATTTGAGGCTAAGCTCCATGAACTGTGGGATTAATTAGTCATTCAGTTCGATCTTAGCCATTCAATTCGAGGTGTGACACTGGAGAAGTTGTTACTATTTGTTGTAATGTCACGTGCAAATCATCTTCAAGCATCGCATACTTATTGGCCCTATGGAAAAGGTCATCCATGATTTCCAAAGGTTTCTTAGAGATAGATTCAAAAAATGGAGTTCTTAAGATGATATTTCATTTGAAGGCTTGCATTATTGTGTCCATGGTACACAAATTCATTTAAATTGCCACCTTCTTGAATATTTTTGTAAAGTCGTAAGGAGATTTTGATTCCATCATCTTGAGATTGGTAAGGCTACTCATGTCTTGCTTTTGTTGAGTCAAGTAGATAGGTGATTATGTTGTTGTACATTGAGAACTTAGTAAAACTTGATAGGTGATTTTGTTACCTGAAGTGTATTGTTAATAGGGTGGAAAACATGTCATCTAATATCTAAGAGGCAATTCCAAATGGTGTTTGAATAGGGTGGTTGGGGAAGAATGCTCTAGTTGGCTTAGTGAATGTGTATGTTTGGACTATATATCTTAATTAGGCGACAATGCTTTGGTTTCTCCTAGGTGAGGCTAGTGCCTTCACTTAGTTTGCACACTTCTCACAAGGAGTTTGGGGCTTCCCTAGTTTCCCAAGGTTATGCAACATCGCATCTTGCACCGAGACCCTTAGAGTTGGGTCAACATGGCCTGCTCGAGATATTAGTGTACTAATGTTTCTTAACCAGCTTGTGTGATGCCCTGTCACCAACCGAGTGTGTCTGTGCTATTGCATTAAGTTAGATGACCATGATTTTATTCTCTCATCTAAGCTTATCAACGGTCCTTTTCATTTTGTCCAAGAGCTTAAGAACCTCCATACACCAATCATGAGCAGGCCGCAATAAAGCCTGTTTAAGGCCGTTGGGAATAGCGAAAATCCGCACCTTCCCAGCTGATCGTAGACCAACCTAAGGAGGACTAGAGAGCTTCTTTTATAAAGTGCTTACAGGTTTTTATTACTATATCAGACTGCTTTCACTCGCCTTAGAGAACTAACAGGGCATTAAGGGGAACCTCTTCCTACAGGAAAGAGAGTGCTAGATCTAAAAGATTCTAATGCATTCTATATTGTTAGAAAGCAGAGGACTATGTAAGAGGTAGATAGATTGATAGTACGATAGAGGAGAGTCTGGAAATCAAGAAATAACACCAGATAAGCAGCAGCGGCAACAGAATCTCCTCCAATTTCATTGTTATGTTGGATGCTAATTGGATTCAGGTTGGCTTCCTAGCTCTAAATCAAGGGAAGAAAGAAGCCGCGAACTCCTAATTCTCTTGCTTTAGCGCGAAAGAACGGCAGGGGAGTCAAAATAAGACTCAATTGTCAAGTTTGCCAACTGAAGGGAGGATTTAGAACAACAGGACGAGGGAAGAACCTTAGAGAACTGAAAAGGACTTAAGGAAGATCAAGGGAAGTCCTAAAGGAAAGACATTCTCTATCATAGCTTCATGCGCCTAGCAGCAAGATCGAATCTATTCTTAGGTGTCCTATCTTGATATAGTGCAACAGGATGATAGAATGATATTAACATTACCATTACTAGAATCGTCCGGTATAACCTTCAAAAGAACAACGGCAACTGATTCCCCTAGATATGCATTGACGATGCAGATGTTAGGTATTGTAATTCAATAGTTTGGAATCCTTACTATTGAATATAGGGGAGAAATCCAAGAGCAAGAAGGCTAACTCCTAGTAATGCTATAAGAGAAAGGACTGAATCTTTGACCTCCTAAAGAAAGGAGGACGGGAATGAAccaaatgataaatttatctacTACCAACCTTGCTTCTTGCTTTCGAGCCGGAGTTTGCTTGTTTTAGTCCATACAACGCCTTCCTGAGTCGACTAACTAGATGTGAAGAAACTGATCACCCTGGCGAAGGTGGCATGTAAACCTCCTCATGTAGTTTTCCATTCAGAAAAGCATTCCCCACATCTCACTGGAACGAAGGCTACTTTATCACTGTGGCAACTGCAATCAAAGCCCGTACAAAAGTCACCTTTGGATTCTTAAGTAGGGGGAGGCAAAAGTCTTCTCAGAATCGATACCAATCTGAATTCCCTCAATAGTGGTCTTTCCGTCAGGAAGAGGTTTGGAACCCCTCTCTATCTGATAAGGTAATGAACGACGTCTTCTGTAAGACTGGAAATTCCTCAGACATGGCCTACTGCCCCATCCTAATAAAACGTGTTTATCAACCACCCCTGTCGACTTTGCACAAGCCAACACTGGCTCCTGCCCTATAATCTAAATCCATTAGGGAGGGGAGTCGAAACTCCCGGTAGATCCTCCGCATGAATGGGCACGTTCTCCTTTTATATGTAATAACCAAAGCTATCGTGGCTACTATGTTTGGGGCTATCGTGCTGACTATGATGCTCTGTGAGGCCAGTTCCCTGCAGTAAGATGGAATAGAAAGAAAGGGGCTGTTGCAAGAAACGAATACGAGCATGGAGTGAGCAAAGGTGCGATGTATTCCACCAGTTCAATGGGCAATTAGGAAAGTGGTCTAGTAGGAGGGCAAGAAGAATTTCTTGTTGTTGCTGACTCTTTTCTCCCGGTAAATTCTCTATATCTTCTCAGGCTTTTTCCTAAGAAGTGCAGCTATCTCCGCCTCACAGCATCAGGGAAGTTTTCCACACAACATTTTCTGTTAACTTCTAGGCACTCTCgatcaaaataaaaaggataTGGTTCAACCCCGGTCCACAGGCTCTCGATCTTTATCTACAGAGTGCTTTGGACTCTCCCTTTGCCTCTTTTGAATGCCTGGGATGGAAAAGCAAAGATCATATCTTGATGCGTGTACCGTACTGCTATCCAAACAAAGATGAATTACCTACCAACCATGTTCTCTGTCTTGGGCTATATTACGACGTTATCGATAGAGGAACTTGATATGCGAGATGCGATGCCACTGGTTGCAAAAGGAAGGGCCTGCTGATAGAGCAGGGCCGGGGAGAACCATTCAAGCGCAGAGATGGAAATGGCTCTGCTGCAATAGATGATGAAGGAGAATCCGTAGGCAACTGGTCGTTACTATAAGATGATAAAGATGTAGGCTGCTCTTTATTATTAGAAGAGGGAGGCTGGTTTCCAGCTGCTCAATAGAGGGCTGCGACCCTGATTCCCTTGGGATTCTGACTCCCCTGATGCACGGAAGGCGCAAGAAAAACCACTGGTGAAGAAAATCCAGAAGATGCTGATCCAATAGGCGTGCCTACTAAAATAAGGGGGAGTAGAAGAACTCGTGCTCATGGAAGGTAACATGTTGGGCCGGCGAGAACGAGAAGAAGGATCAAAACATCGAAAGCCTTTCTGAGCCAAGGCATGCCCCTTTAAAAAACATCTGTTTGCACAAGGTGAAGCTTTGGAATACAGATCGTCGAGCCGCCGACAACTCCCAGGGTTCACTAAAACAGGGGTACTCCGCGAAAGACTATTGAGTGACCCGTCGAGCTGGTCCGACACCAAGTGGGCCGCACCTCTGAGAACTCAATATGAAAGAGAAAGGTGTTCCTTTAACCCCGAAAGTCGTCCTGTAGATAGGTTTCTCACCGGTCGCAGAAAGTCTTTTAAGAAAAAGGCTTCCCGAGACGCCTAAAGTCAACCATCTGATGGTCTGAGAAGTGTCGGTTCCATAAAGTCTTTATACTCCAGGACGCACGACACCTTTCCCAGCTCTAGGTTGTTATAAACCACGAGCTGCTACCAAGTATTCTGTACCAGATGCACTACCAAGATCTTTCATGGCGAAGTGTGTACCCAGTCGCTGAATGAAAGATGCGGCTGCTTGAGAAGCTCTTGGGAGTTAGGAGGAATGCGCTCTTAAAGAAATGCCACTAGTAGTAATAAAGAGGCTTAGCAATCATTCGAAAGTTGGGATGGAGCGTGAACTAATAGACAGATGGGATTGTTTGCTTCAAAGTGTCTATATACCAAGGGCTCTTGAAACTATATCGAATAGAATAGGGGATGTAGACCCCAGAAACTCTTGTTTTAATGCCCAAAGATAGGCCTTATCGAGCCTTTGAGCGAACATCTAAGAAGATGCATAGAATTAGGGAGAAGCCTGAATATGCAACAGCAATCCAAGGGCGCATACCCAGACGGAAACTAAGTTCCCACTCACGACCCATGTAACAAGCTACACCAAGTAAGAAGTGTAGAACAATTAGCTCATAAGGACCACCATTGTATAACCATTCATCAACGGATGCTGCTTCCcatattgttaattttttttatcatttagggataatttatatttacatgGTTTCATAACCAATTATTCATGATTGGCTAGATCATTGatacaaataatatcaaataccAAAAACGTCCCCTATATAAGCTTCGTGAAGTAGAAGAAACTCTTGGTAAGATTAAAGAAAGAGCTTGTTCTTCCTCTGTAAGGAATTCTTCCAAAAATTCCGACCctaatcttttcaaaaaagcATGTACAGTACTTTTGTGTTTACGAGCCAAAGTTCGAGCACAAGAAAGTCGAAGTATATATTTGATTCGatacaaattctttttttttgagGATCCACTATGATAATGAGAAATATTTCTACATATATGCACAAATCGGTCGATAATATCATAATCTGATGAATCGGCCCAGGACGGCTTACTAATGGGATGCCCTAAGGCATTACAAAATCTCGCTTTAGCCAACGATCCAATCATAGGAATAATTGGAACTATAGTATCGAACTTCTTAGTAGCATTATCTATTATAAATGCATTTTATAGCATTTGACTCCGTACCACTGAAGGATTTAGTCGCACACTTGAAAGATAGCCCAGAAAGTCGAGGGAATGCTTGGATAATTGGTTTATATGGATCCTTACTGGTTGAGACCACGGGTATCAACGTCTAAGCCCACAGTAAACATATGATGAGCCCAAACAAGAGATCCAAGAACACCTGTACTGATCATGGCATAAACCATGCCTAGATACCCGAAGACCGGTTTTCCCGAAAAAGTCGAAACGATATGACTTATGATACCAGATCCAAGCAGAATGGGAATATAAACCTCTGGATGACCGAAGAACCGAAAGAGATGCTGGTATAATATGGGGTCTCCCCCTCCAGCGGGATCAGAAAAGGTTGTATTAAAGTTTCGATCGGTTAATAACATGGTAATTGCCCCTGCCAGTACCGGAAGTGATAATAAAAGTGGGAATGCTGTCACTGGAACAGACCACACAAAAAGGGGTGATCTATGCATAGTCATTCCAGGTCCAACATGCTGATCCCTGAAAGGGAATGAATGGAAAAAACAGCATGTCGTATCAATTATCAATGGAGAATTCTGAGAATATATCATTGTTACCAGATCAGCACAAAACCTTGTTTGAATTGTTAGAGCAGAACAAAAAGAATTCAAAGTTGGGTTGAGTGAATAAATGGATAGAGCCTTAATTTAATGGCTCTAATTAAATTATAGGGAAACAAAAAAAGCAACGAGCTTCTGTTCTTAATGTGAATGATTACCCGATCTAATTAGacgttaaaaaaatattagtgcCTGATGCGGGAAAGGCTTCTCCCATGAGtcattatagatttttttatgaatCCTAACTATTAGCTATAGCTATTCTTCATTATGGAGTGGAGATGAATGTGTAGAAAAAGCAGTATAttgataaagataattttttccaaaatcaaaagaGCGATTGGATTAAAGAAAAGGACAATCTTTCCCTTGGGAAAGAACAAACAAGTGGGTGAGACGTTGGAAACCTCACCAAGCTTGTTATTGGTTTATTAGGTCTATGTtatagagaaataaaatatggcATACTATTCTTATTGATAATGATggatatttatatacaaatacatTTGAGTTCTACTATAATTCTAACTCTATCTCCTATTGtaattcaaactaatagtaaacttctctatttcaaattctatattctattctaattcaaactaatatataataaataaataaatactaatatGTAAATTAAGGATAACATTAACTTTCTCTAATATGCCCTCGCAAGATGGAGTTCCGATTGGAGGTTCCAATCTTGGtcttaaaagaaagaaaataaatccgCTTTGGTGGAAGGCAGTTAGGCATTCTCCCTATTTTTGTGGGGAGTCAATCTCCCTGTTTCTGTGGGGAGTCAATATCCTTGTTTCTGTGGAGGGCGGTCTCCCTAGATCCAAACGACAAGTAGATTCGACTTGATAACTAAAAGATCAGGCAAGAGTAGTGGGATCTTTCTAAGCCGAATTTCCAAAAACTTTGAAGAACTTGTAGAAAGAAAGTTCGTTGAAGGAATAAAAGGATTAAGAGCCTTATTTGGCATCAAActaaagaatattttagaagCTAATGTAGATGATATAGAAGGTAAATGAGAAGGTAGAGTATAAGGCAGATCTCAAGTAGAGGTAACAAAACATGAGCATGTTTGTTTTCCCAAAACATACAAGAAAGCAATCAAATCTCTGTGAAAGCTTTTAgagaaagaatatatatataaattaagggAACTAATATTGGTAGGAAGCAAAGTACAAGAAAATTATGTTAGATTTGAATCAAGAAAATTTGGAGCTCTTAGCTATGAAGAGGTATTGAAATCAAGATATTGCATTGAAGACCGTAAGAAAAATGACATTGAAACCAAGATATTACATTGGAGACCATAGGGAAGAAGGCATTGTCAACACATAGACATAGTAAGGTCACTACCATTTGCGGTAGGGTTAGGAGGAGACCTGTAGGGCCTAAGCTCTACATTCTAAATTTGAGACTAGGTTTTAGGATTTGAAGACTCTGATACCatatagagaaataaaatatgacatACTATTCTCATTAATAatgatgaatatttatatataaatacatttgTGTTCTACTATTATTTCCTActataattcaaactaatagtaAACTTCtccaattcaaattcaaattctaacTTAAACTAATTCCAATATGTAAATTAAGAATAACATTAACTTTCTCTAATATATGTCAGGCAGTACGTGATAGATTTGTAGGAATGTTCTCTGTTAATGGGATGAGTCCTAGCCTCAAATTCAGCCCTCAGTATATGGTCATAGGTAGAGAGACCCTTGGTAATTGTGTCCCATGAGTCTAGCATCATCTGAATGCTTGCTGGATAACTCTTGTTTGTCAATCCATCTGTGGAATCTGCGACCACTTTGCTGTCCAAGAGTTATCTTCCGGCACAGTTAAAAGCATTCGGGCCAGACACATACGACAAGCATTTGATCCGGATGTAAATGACACTGTTTGGGTTTGGGGGTCGGATGTGCACGGCAAGCATTTGGTCCAGATGCATATGACACCGTTCGGGTATGGGT comes from the Vitis vinifera cultivar Pinot Noir 40024 chromosome 12, ASM3070453v1 genome and includes:
- the LOC104880824 gene encoding seed biotin-containing protein SBP65, with amino-acid sequence MSTCACFHNFLLFRPPWLLLLKTLFLLHFVFIHNPQRPLSKTMASEQERRDNTTKERETHLEVERVPKMTSHFESLSERVKGGDMARSESTVPPSEEGSGKGGEARGGESRGPRAIGKFEMNVGEEKGSSRGGSEEREVDTERSSKEGGRDEEKETTPSLEEISKFREKAQQNSIEAIRAAEERYQKAKELGASKLQDVKESVAPRVESATTYATEKGAQVKDTALEKSQQGYTTAKDTLVTAGKTAADYTKQTAEQGKDYTLQKATQAKDVSLETSKGAAEYAGKKAAELKDKALATGWGAAHYTTEKAVEATKAAAGAIQSTAEYTGEKVVDYTGRKREEAQQELAAKQSPETKGESGGEETRSAMPDQGKPEMSPRGTEHKSIEGVGGVLEAVGETVLEIVQATKELVIGKDQTRAGEKGGHGGSPMESTKAELR